The Haploplasma axanthum region CAATCATAAAGAAATTAGATTTAAAACGACCTATTTATACAAAAACATCATCATATGGTCATTTTGGACAAGAATCAAATGATTTTACTTGGGAACAGTTGAATGATATTGATATTTTTAAGTAATTAATGTAAAATAACACTGTGGTGATGATATGAGTTTATATACAGAGTTAGAAGAAAAAAGAGTTATTTTATTTGAACAATATAAAAAGAATCGTAATAAATCATATATGTTTGCCATAATTGGATTTGTTGTTGCTGCGGTTGTCGTTTATATAATGTCGCAAACGGGAAATTATGATAATTCAACTAGCGTTATAATTATACTATTAGTTATAATTGGAATAACAGCAATCCCATTTTCTATTTACAATAAAAAAGCAAAAGATTTAAAGAAAAATTTTGACAATACAATCAAAAATGAAATTGTCAACATAGTTTTAAAAGAAACGCTTGAAGATAGTTCATATAATCCACAAGGCTATGTTCCGATTGAAACAATCAATTCAGCAGGTCTAGTTAGAAGACCAGATCGATTTAGCGGTGAAGATTTAATAACAGGAAGTTACAATGGAGTTAAGTTTCAAGTTTCTGATGTTGATTTAAAAGAACGTCATGAAACAAGAACTAAGAATGGAACAATTGTTACATATCGAACTTATTTTAAAGGCCGTTGGTATGTATATGAGTTTTCTAAAAACTTTAAGCAAGTTTTAAAAATCGTTGAAAGAAATTCAGGTACAAATACAAGAGCGCTTAAAAAGTTTGAAACTGAGATGCTTGAATTCAATAAAAAGTTTTCGATTTATGGATCAGATGAACAGTTTTTCTATTATGTTGTAAATCCATATTTAATAGAAAGATTATTAATATTAGAAAATCAACATCGTGGATCAATATATTATTGTATAAATAACAATAAACTTCATATTGGTATTAATGATAATAGTGATTCATTGGAAGTGGACTTTAGTGTTCCAATTAATGAACAAACGTTAAAACGTTTTACTGAAGATATTGTTTTGATAAAAACAATTATTGAAGAATTTCGTTTAGATGATATAAAATTTACAGAATAGAAGGAGAATGAAAATATGTTTTTAGCAGATACAGGTCAAGTATTATTAATCGTTGGGGTTATAATCGTTTTATTAGTTTTAATTGTTGTTTTTTGGGCAATTAGTGTTTCAAATACAATTAAAAGAATGAAAGTTAAAGTTGAAGAATCAGAATCA contains the following coding sequences:
- a CDS encoding DUF3137 domain-containing protein, whose protein sequence is MSLYTELEEKRVILFEQYKKNRNKSYMFAIIGFVVAAVVVYIMSQTGNYDNSTSVIIILLVIIGITAIPFSIYNKKAKDLKKNFDNTIKNEIVNIVLKETLEDSSYNPQGYVPIETINSAGLVRRPDRFSGEDLITGSYNGVKFQVSDVDLKERHETRTKNGTIVTYRTYFKGRWYVYEFSKNFKQVLKIVERNSGTNTRALKKFETEMLEFNKKFSIYGSDEQFFYYVVNPYLIERLLILENQHRGSIYYCINNNKLHIGINDNSDSLEVDFSVPINEQTLKRFTEDIVLIKTIIEEFRLDDIKFTE